The Diospyros lotus cultivar Yz01 chromosome 15, ASM1463336v1, whole genome shotgun sequence genome has a window encoding:
- the LOC127791994 gene encoding 3-deoxy-manno-octulosonate cytidylyltransferase, mitochondrial: MAIDTPSSSSSSSSKAWVLQGLAFGAAVAVALGTRAYLSLGRSAKFRSRVVGIIPARFASSRFPGKPLVHILGKPMIQRTWERAKMATTLDRIVVATDDEKIAECCRGFGADVIMTSESCRNGTERCNEALQKLDKKYDIVVNIQGDEPLFEPEIVDGIVKALQGAPDAVFSTAVTSLKPEDAFDPNRVKCVVDTSGYAIYFSRGLIPYNKSGKVNPQFPYLLHLGIQSYDTKFLRIYPELLPTPLQLEEDLEQLKVLENGYKMKVIKVDHEAHGVDAPEDVEKIERFMHERNLS, translated from the exons ATGGCAATCGACactccatcatcatcatcatcatcatccagcAAAGCATGGGTCCTGCAAGGACTGGCGTTTGGAGCGGCGGTCGCGGTGGCACTCGGCACCCGAGCCTACCTTTCCCTCGGCCGATCCGCCAAGTTCCGGTCTCGAGTTGTCGGCATTATACCTGCCCGTTTCGCTTCCTCTCGCTTCCCGGGCAAACCTCTCGTTCACATCCTCGGGAAACCCATGATCCAG AGAACATGGGAAAGGGCAAAAATGGCGACTACATTGGATCGAATTG TTGTGGCAACTGATGATGAAAAGATTGCTGAATGTTGTCGAGGATTTGGTGCTGATGTGATAATGACATCAGAATCTTGCAGAAATG GTACCGAGCGTTGTAATGAAGCACTGCAAAAGCTTGACAAAAAGTATGATATCGTTGTCAACATTCAAGGGGATGAACCTCTATTTGAGCCAGAAATAGTAGATGGGATTGTCAAAGCACTGCAG GGAGCCCCAGATGCAGTGTTTAGCACTGCTGTCACATCTCTCAAACCTGAGGACGCATTTGATCCAAACCGAGTGAAATGTGTGGTTGATACTTCTGGTTATGcaatatatttttcaagagGACTGATTCCATACAATAA GTCTGGGAAAGTCAATCCTCAATTCCCATATCTGCTTCATCTTGGAATTCAG AGCTATGATACAAAGTTCCTTAGGATATATCCTGAGCTGCTGCCTACTCCGCTGCAACTAGAGGAGGATCTGGAACAACTAAAAGTCCTTGAGAATGGATACAAGATGAAG GTGATAAAGGTCGACCATGAAGCCCATGGTGTTGATGCTCCAGAAGATGTTGAAAAGATAGAACGTTTTATGCACGAAAGGAACTTATCTTAA